The Anabas testudineus chromosome 11, fAnaTes1.2, whole genome shotgun sequence genome has a segment encoding these proteins:
- the LOC113155300 gene encoding ictacalcin-like — protein MSNIQQAMTLLITTFDKYSSKEGDSSTLSKAELKDLLENEFGQMLMKANDKAALDRIFSDLDRNKDNSVDFGEFVTLVCCLTQLCHEYFISKK, from the exons ATGTCTAACATTCAGCAGGCTATGACCCTCCTCATCACTACCTTTGATAAATACTCTAGCAAGGAGGGAGACAGTAGCACCCTGAGTAAGGCAGAGCTGAAAGATCTGCTTGAGAATGAATTTGGGCAGATGCTGATG AAAGCCAACGACAAGGCAGCACTAGACCGCATCTTCAGTGACCTGGACAGAAACAAGGACAACAGTGTTGACTTCGGTGAGTTTGTCACGCTGGTGTGCTGCCTCACTCAGTTGTGCCATGAGTACTTCATCAGCAAGAAATAG